In the genome of Pseudomonas sp. LBUM920, one region contains:
- a CDS encoding YgdI/YgdR family lipoprotein codes for MNMKNLGLPLVALTFLLLAGCSTQTVVTLQNGTQYLTKDTPKTKTADGFYEFTDIAGKHVRVKADDVATVRKEN; via the coding sequence ATGAACATGAAGAATTTGGGTCTGCCGCTGGTTGCACTCACTTTTCTGCTTTTGGCCGGTTGCTCAACGCAAACCGTGGTGACATTGCAAAATGGTACGCAGTATCTGACCAAGGACACCCCTAAAACCAAGACGGCCGACGGCTTCTACGAGTTCACCGACATCGCTGGCAAGCATGTGCGCGTCAAGGCCGATGACGTAGCGACGGTACGCAAGGAAAACTGA
- a CDS encoding lipase, protein MGIFDYKNLGTEGSKTLFADAMAITLYSYHNLDNGFAVGYQHNGLGLGLPATLVGALLGSTDSQGVIPGIPWNPDSEKAALEAVQKAGWTPISASALGYAGKVDARGTFFGEKAGYTTAQVEVLGKYDDAGKLLEIGIGFRGTSGPRETLISDSIGDLISDLLAALGPKDYAKNYAGEAFGGLLKNVADYAGAHGLTGKDVVVSGHSLGGLAVNSMADLSNNKWAGFYKDANYVAYASPTQSAGDKVLNIGYENDPVFRALDGSSFNLSSLGVHDKPHESTTDNIVSFNDHYASTLWNVLPFSIVNLPTWVSHLPTAYGDGMTRILESGFYDQMTRDSTVIVANLSDPARATTWVQDLNRNAEPHKGNTFIIGSDGNDLIQGGNGADFIEGGKGNDTIRDNSGHNTFLFSGHFGNDRVIGYQPTDKLVFKDVQGSTDLRDHAKVVGADTVLTFGADSVTLVGVGHGGLWTEGVVIG, encoded by the coding sequence ATGGGTATCTTTGACTATAAAAACCTTGGCACCGAGGGCTCCAAAACGTTGTTCGCCGATGCCATGGCGATCACGTTGTATTCCTATCACAACCTGGATAACGGCTTTGCCGTGGGCTACCAGCACAACGGGTTGGGCTTGGGGCTACCGGCCACGCTGGTCGGTGCGCTGCTCGGCAGCACGGATTCCCAGGGCGTGATCCCTGGCATCCCGTGGAACCCGGATTCAGAAAAAGCCGCCCTTGAGGCGGTGCAGAAAGCCGGTTGGACACCGATCAGCGCCAGTGCTCTGGGCTACGCCGGCAAGGTCGATGCACGTGGCACCTTCTTTGGGGAAAAAGCCGGCTACACCACGGCCCAGGTCGAGGTACTCGGCAAGTACGATGACGCCGGCAAGCTGCTCGAAATCGGCATCGGTTTTCGTGGCACCTCGGGGCCACGGGAAACCTTGATCAGCGACTCGATCGGCGACTTGATCAGCGATCTGCTCGCGGCCCTGGGGCCCAAGGATTACGCGAAAAACTACGCCGGCGAAGCCTTCGGCGGCTTGCTCAAGAATGTTGCCGACTACGCCGGTGCCCATGGCCTGACCGGCAAGGACGTGGTGGTCAGCGGCCACAGCCTGGGCGGGCTGGCGGTCAACAGCATGGCGGACTTGAGCAACAACAAATGGGCGGGGTTCTACAAGGACGCCAACTATGTTGCCTATGCCTCGCCGACACAGAGTGCCGGCGACAAGGTGCTCAATATCGGTTACGAAAACGACCCGGTGTTCCGCGCGCTGGACGGCTCGTCGTTTAACCTGTCGTCGCTGGGCGTGCACGACAAACCCCACGAGTCCACCACCGATAACATCGTCAGCTTCAACGACCACTACGCCTCGACGCTGTGGAATGTGCTGCCGTTTTCCATCGTCAACCTGCCCACCTGGGTCTCGCATTTGCCGACGGCGTACGGCGATGGCATGACGCGCATCCTCGAGTCCGGCTTCTACGACCAGATGACCCGTGACTCCACGGTGATTGTTGCCAACCTGTCCGATCCGGCGCGGGCCACCACCTGGGTGCAGGACCTCAACCGCAATGCCGAGCCCCACAAGGGCAACACGTTCATCATCGGCAGCGACGGCAACGACCTGATCCAGGGCGGCAACGGTGCGGACTTTATCGAGGGTGGCAAAGGCAACGACACGATCCGCGACAACAGCGGGCACAACACCTTTTTGTTCAGCGGCCACTTTGGCAATGATCGCGTGATTGGCTACCAGCCCACCGACAAACTGGTGTTCAAGGACGTGCAAGGCAGCACCGACCTGCGTGACCACGCGAAGGTGGTCGGCGCCGATACGGTGCTTACGTTTGGGGCCGACTCGGTGACGCTGGTCGGCGTGGGGCATGGCGGGCTGTGGACGGAGGGCGTGGTGATCGGCTGA
- a CDS encoding autotransporter serine protease, giving the protein MITDSSRFKPFTAGSLLLLSVAAQAQYTETGLLGNPASWRSAEFQSDWGLDRMKANEAYAAGISGSGVKIGALDSGFDTDHPEASKDRFHPVTATGTYVNGSAFSTTGALNPNNDSHGTHVTGTMGAARDGVGMHGVAYNAQVYVGNTNANDSFLFGPTPDPKYFKAVYTALVDSGVRAINNSWGSQPPDVSYQTLEGLHAGYAQHYNQGTWLDAAADVAKAGVINVFSAGNSGYANASVRSALPYFQPELEGHWLAVSGLDKANNQKYNKCGIAKYWCISTPGALINSTVPGGGYGVKSGTSMSAPHATGALALVMERYPYLNNEQALQVLLTTATQLDGSITQAPNTTVGWGVPDLGRAMHGPGQLLGSMNVNLAAGQGDVWSNGITDQALLQRQAEDRAEHTAWQQTLIDKGWQNGVGATASQQDQTDYAIGTARDQAAANRVYEGSLIKSGAGSLLLSGDSTYRGATSVNGGLLAVNGSLTSAVTVNDSGTLGGSGRIGALAVNSGGTVAPGNSVGTLQVAGDVNLGAGSTYAVELTPTSSDRIVAGGKAVLGGGTVTLALENSPTLLSQSQVQSLIGRQYTILQAAGGIQGQFGQVLPNYLFLGGTLDYAANGVQLDVGRNGATFASVAATRNQRAVAAAAEQLGAGNPVYESLLQSDSVATARQGLQQLSGEVYPAIGAMLINDSLQLRDAVGERLRHVPVSGESNLWLKALGAWGKADSRSETAGSTTSIGGLLAGVDGALDEQTRVGVVAGYSDSSLNLGSGTHSSASIDSYHFGAYAGRELGDWRVSVGGAYSWHRGDVKRDLQYGDVSGKQKTKLDARTAQLFTEAAYRIHLQPLALEPFANLAYVHLDSDSFHEKGDAAALERGSDRRDAVLSTLGLRALKTLPLNDHQRLELSGSLGWQHSLTAVESEEHLAFVAGGPSFAVRSSPLLRDAALVGVQASLALSPTTRVNLDYNGQLGGREKTQGVGLSLNWQF; this is encoded by the coding sequence ATGATCACCGATTCATCACGCTTCAAACCCTTTACCGCAGGTTCCTTGCTGCTGTTGTCCGTTGCGGCACAGGCGCAATACACCGAGACCGGTTTACTGGGTAACCCCGCCAGCTGGCGTTCGGCCGAGTTCCAGAGTGACTGGGGCCTGGACCGCATGAAGGCGAATGAGGCCTACGCCGCCGGGATCAGCGGCAGCGGGGTAAAAATCGGCGCGCTGGACTCCGGGTTCGATACCGATCACCCGGAAGCCTCCAAAGACCGCTTCCACCCGGTTACGGCCACCGGCACTTACGTCAATGGCAGCGCGTTCAGCACCACCGGCGCGCTCAACCCCAACAACGACTCCCACGGCACCCACGTCACCGGCACCATGGGCGCGGCGCGCGATGGCGTGGGCATGCATGGCGTGGCGTACAACGCGCAAGTCTATGTGGGCAATACCAACGCCAACGACAGCTTCCTGTTTGGCCCGACCCCGGACCCCAAATACTTCAAGGCGGTGTACACCGCGTTGGTGGATTCCGGCGTGCGCGCCATCAATAACAGCTGGGGCAGCCAGCCGCCGGACGTCAGCTACCAGACCCTCGAAGGCCTGCACGCCGGCTACGCCCAGCATTACAACCAGGGCACCTGGCTGGATGCGGCAGCGGATGTGGCCAAGGCCGGCGTGATCAATGTGTTCAGCGCCGGCAACAGTGGTTACGCGAATGCCAGCGTGCGTTCGGCGCTGCCCTATTTCCAGCCGGAGCTGGAAGGCCACTGGCTGGCCGTGTCGGGCCTGGACAAGGCGAATAACCAGAAATACAACAAGTGCGGCATCGCCAAATACTGGTGTATTTCCACCCCGGGCGCGCTGATCAACAGCACCGTTCCCGGCGGCGGTTATGGGGTCAAGTCCGGTACGTCGATGTCGGCGCCGCACGCCACCGGCGCCTTGGCGCTGGTGATGGAACGCTACCCGTACCTGAACAATGAGCAGGCGTTGCAGGTGCTGTTGACCACCGCCACGCAACTCGACGGCTCGATCACTCAGGCACCCAATACCACCGTGGGCTGGGGCGTGCCGGACCTGGGCCGGGCGATGCACGGGCCGGGGCAATTGCTCGGCTCGATGAACGTCAACCTGGCGGCCGGGCAGGGCGATGTGTGGAGCAACGGCATCACCGACCAGGCGTTGCTCCAGCGCCAGGCCGAAGACCGCGCCGAGCACACGGCCTGGCAGCAAACCCTGATCGACAAGGGCTGGCAAAACGGCGTGGGCGCAACTGCCAGCCAGCAGGACCAGACTGACTACGCGATCGGCACCGCCCGTGATCAAGCCGCCGCGAACCGCGTGTATGAAGGCAGCCTGATCAAATCCGGCGCCGGCAGTTTGCTGCTCAGCGGCGACAGCACCTACCGCGGCGCGACCAGCGTCAATGGCGGCCTGCTGGCGGTAAACGGCTCGCTGACCTCGGCAGTGACGGTGAACGACAGCGGCACCCTCGGCGGCTCCGGGCGAATCGGCGCCTTGGCGGTGAACAGCGGCGGCACCGTGGCGCCGGGCAATTCGGTCGGCACCTTGCAGGTGGCGGGCGATGTGAACCTGGGCGCGGGCTCCACCTATGCGGTGGAACTGACCCCGACCAGCAGCGACCGCATTGTCGCCGGTGGCAAAGCCGTACTGGGCGGCGGCACCGTCACCCTGGCGCTGGAAAACAGCCCGACATTGCTGAGCCAGAGCCAGGTGCAAAGCCTGATCGGCCGCCAATACACCATCCTGCAGGCGGCGGGCGGCATCCAGGGGCAGTTTGGCCAAGTGCTGCCCAACTACCTGTTCCTCGGCGGCACCCTCGACTATGCGGCTAACGGCGTGCAACTGGACGTGGGGCGCAACGGTGCGACCTTTGCCAGCGTTGCCGCCACCCGTAACCAGCGCGCTGTCGCCGCCGCTGCCGAGCAACTGGGCGCGGGCAACCCGGTGTATGAAAGCCTGTTGCAGTCCGATTCCGTGGCAACCGCTCGGCAAGGCTTGCAGCAACTGTCCGGCGAGGTCTACCCAGCGATTGGCGCGATGCTGATCAACGACAGCCTGCAGTTGCGTGATGCTGTGGGTGAGCGGCTGCGCCATGTACCGGTGAGCGGCGAAAGTAACCTGTGGCTCAAAGCCCTCGGCGCCTGGGGCAAGGCTGACAGCCGCAGCGAAACCGCAGGCTCGACCACCTCGATCGGTGGCTTGCTGGCCGGTGTGGACGGTGCGTTGGACGAGCAGACCCGCGTGGGTGTGGTGGCTGGCTACAGCGACAGCTCCTTGAACCTGGGCAGTGGCACGCACTCATCGGCGTCCATCGACAGTTACCACTTCGGTGCGTATGCCGGGCGGGAACTGGGTGACTGGCGCGTGAGCGTCGGCGGCGCCTACAGCTGGCATCGCGGTGATGTGAAACGCGACCTGCAATACGGCGACGTCAGCGGCAAGCAAAAGACCAAGCTGGATGCACGCACGGCGCAGCTGTTTACCGAGGCGGCGTACCGCATTCACCTGCAACCGCTGGCGCTGGAGCCGTTCGCCAACCTGGCGTACGTGCACCTGGACAGTGACTCATTCCACGAAAAAGGCGACGCCGCAGCCCTGGAGCGTGGCAGTGACCGGCGTGATGCGGTGCTCAGCACCCTGGGCCTTCGCGCGTTGAAAACCTTGCCTTTGAATGACCATCAGCGACTGGAACTGTCCGGCTCGCTGGGCTGGCAGCACAGCCTCACGGCGGTGGAATCCGAAGAACACTTGGCGTTTGTTGCCGGCGGGCCGTCATTTGCCGTGCGCAGTTCGCCGTTGCTACGTGACGCGGCGCTGGTTGGCGTGCAGGCCAGCCTGGCGTTGAGCCCGACCACACGGGTCAACCTGGATTACAACGGCCAGTTGGGTGGCCGCGAGAAAACCCAGGGCGTGGGGCTGAGCCTCAACTGGCAGTTCTAG
- a CDS encoding VRR-NUC domain-containing protein, which translates to MANPLENPLYYLHNFRQVLHWLVQRYADLLDADEQHFIQQFDRLPQASQALLVRMVMRKGVHFRASKLNYLEIGCTRSAALALIEQGWVDDQGALCVEELFAVLQKGEVLAAFKPWIDQPKAKKADWLAPLTQHFTQQRSFAQWCPNLSDALYSLTVMDLCDRLRLMFFGNLHQDWSEFVLADLGIYTYEKVEFCAESRGLRTRDDVVGFLFLHQCQQAFEAGEALDGVLAQIATLCTDNPWLEKRRAKLLFQIGQYCERSAELDLAQRIYRQCAYPGARSRLIRVLERQEDYPQAMALACAAQQAPESAAEQQHLLRVLPRLRRKLGEPALPKAKPRPVTRLDLALEVPQPLMSVEYCVQAHLSEPDAPVHYVENGLINSLFGLLCWEAIFAPLPGSFFHPFQRGPVDLHSEDFYQRRAPLFAACFEQLGDERYKATIRQRYVDKWGIQSPFVFWNLLSEDLLQQALDCLPAEHLRYWFERLLLDIRANRAGMPDLIQFWPAQKTYRMIEVKGPGDRLQDNQLRWLEFCGEYQMPVTVCYVRWAQPA; encoded by the coding sequence ATGGCCAACCCCCTCGAAAATCCCTTGTATTACCTGCACAACTTCCGCCAAGTCCTGCACTGGCTGGTGCAGCGCTATGCAGATTTGCTTGATGCGGACGAACAGCATTTCATTCAGCAATTTGACAGGTTGCCGCAAGCGTCACAGGCGCTGTTGGTGCGCATGGTCATGCGCAAGGGCGTGCATTTTCGCGCAAGCAAGCTCAATTACCTCGAGATTGGTTGCACACGCTCGGCCGCCCTGGCGCTGATTGAGCAGGGTTGGGTCGATGATCAAGGCGCGCTGTGCGTTGAAGAGCTGTTCGCCGTGCTGCAAAAAGGCGAAGTCCTTGCTGCCTTCAAACCCTGGATTGATCAACCCAAAGCCAAGAAAGCCGACTGGCTGGCGCCATTGACGCAGCATTTTACGCAGCAGCGCAGCTTTGCCCAGTGGTGCCCAAACCTGAGCGATGCACTGTACAGCCTCACTGTGATGGACCTGTGCGACCGCTTGCGCCTGATGTTCTTTGGCAATCTGCACCAAGACTGGTCAGAGTTCGTGCTGGCCGACCTTGGCATCTACACCTACGAAAAAGTCGAGTTCTGCGCCGAGTCCCGCGGCCTGCGCACCCGTGACGACGTAGTCGGTTTTCTGTTTCTGCATCAATGCCAGCAGGCCTTTGAAGCGGGGGAGGCACTGGACGGCGTACTCGCGCAAATCGCTACGCTGTGCACCGATAACCCGTGGCTGGAAAAGCGTCGCGCCAAGCTGTTGTTCCAGATCGGCCAGTACTGCGAACGCAGCGCCGAACTGGACCTGGCGCAACGGATTTACCGCCAATGCGCCTATCCCGGCGCCCGCTCACGCCTGATTCGCGTGCTGGAGCGCCAGGAGGATTACCCGCAAGCCATGGCCCTGGCGTGCGCCGCGCAACAGGCTCCGGAAAGCGCCGCCGAGCAGCAACACCTGCTGCGCGTGCTGCCACGCCTGCGGCGCAAGCTGGGGGAGCCGGCGTTGCCCAAGGCCAAGCCGCGGCCCGTCACGCGTCTGGATCTGGCGCTGGAGGTGCCGCAGCCGCTGATGTCAGTGGAGTACTGCGTGCAGGCGCACCTCAGTGAGCCCGATGCGCCGGTGCATTACGTCGAGAATGGCCTGATCAACTCCCTGTTCGGTCTGTTGTGCTGGGAGGCGATTTTTGCACCGCTGCCCGGCTCGTTTTTCCACCCGTTCCAGCGCGGGCCGGTGGACTTGCACAGTGAGGATTTCTATCAGCGCCGCGCGCCGTTGTTCGCGGCATGTTTCGAGCAGCTTGGCGATGAGCGTTACAAGGCCACCATCCGCCAGCGTTACGTCGACAAATGGGGCATCCAGTCGCCTTTTGTGTTCTGGAACCTGCTCAGTGAAGACCTGCTGCAGCAAGCATTGGACTGCTTGCCCGCCGAACACCTGCGCTACTGGTTTGAACGCTTGCTGTTGGACATCCGCGCCAACCGCGCCGGCATGCCGGACCTGATCCAGTTCTGGCCCGCCCAAAAGACTTACCGCATGATCGAGGTCAAGGGCCCCGGCGACCGCCTGCAGGACAACCAGCTGCGCTGGCTGGAGTTCTGTGGCGAGTACCAGATGCCGGTCACCGTCTGTTATGTGCGCTGGGCGCAGCCAGCTTGA
- a CDS encoding autotransporter domain-containing protein: protein MNKRKSGLITATHTGPGYPLKALTCVPYGALLCCLASLGTAQAAPYVEAGKLGDAASWRSNEFKADWGLGAVHADAAYAAGYTGKGVKLGIFDQPVYAQHPEFDSPGKVVTIVTEGIRQYTDPYIPVKAGDAFRYDGTPSKDSNGKLGNHGTHVGGIAAGNRDGGPMHGVAFNAQILSAENGDPGPEDGIILGNDGAVYKAGWDGLVANGARIINNSWGIGIGDQYAKGGRDPAFPNFTVNEAQAQFNVIRPILGTLAGGAYQGAIDAARSGVLTIFAAGNDYNRNNPDAMSGLAYFVPDIAPNWLSVAALQQNPDTASADPYVISTFSSRCGYAASFCVSAPGTKIFSSIINGTDLSNLTTDWANKNGTSMAAPHVAGAAAVLMERFPYMSGDQVSTVLKTTATDLGAPGIDALYGWGMINLGKAVNGPGMFITGADIPAEFRIDGAYGNGQFVANLPGIGAVVDAGKPTQRLCTDVHCGLDVWSNNISGHGGLTKQGIGALVLTGNNTYSGPTLVNQGLLAINGSVTSDVTVSQSGVVGGSGRIGSLSAKSGGTVAPGNSIGTLNVAGNVTFDAGSTYAVELSPTSSDRIVAGGTATLNGGTVTLALENSPTLLTNAQAQSLIGRQYNILQAAGGVTGSFGAVLPNYLFIGGTLNYAANGVQLDVARTNSFASVAVTPNQRAVAAAADQLGAGNAVYESLLLAPTAASAQGAFQQLSGEIYPALQSALVNDSRYVREAVGERLRNGEMGATSETLDSRGNVWVKALGAWGKTDSRSDTAGYTTSLGGMLVGVDGALDEATRIGLVAGYSDTSLNMGNDTHSRASVDSYHFGAYAGHEIGALRLSGGATYSWHRADVKRDLQYGDVAGKQKVKVDASSTQVFGEAAYRVDLQPLALEPFANLAYVHLDTDGFTEKGDAAALKGHDDSRDVVLSTLGMRALKTFNVNDHQQLEVSGTLGWQHNLSSTDSEQHLAFASGSQSFAVESAPMVRDAALVGARVSLALSKEARVNFDYNGLLASKDKVHGVGLSLDWAF, encoded by the coding sequence GTGAACAAACGCAAGTCAGGGTTAATCACCGCCACTCACACCGGCCCGGGCTACCCGCTCAAGGCCTTGACCTGCGTGCCATACGGCGCGTTGCTGTGCTGCCTGGCAAGCCTGGGAACCGCCCAGGCCGCACCCTATGTGGAAGCGGGCAAGCTGGGCGACGCGGCCAGTTGGCGCAGCAATGAATTCAAGGCCGACTGGGGCCTGGGCGCGGTGCACGCAGATGCCGCCTACGCCGCGGGCTACACCGGCAAGGGCGTCAAGCTGGGGATCTTCGACCAGCCGGTGTACGCGCAGCACCCCGAATTCGACAGCCCCGGCAAGGTGGTGACCATTGTCACCGAAGGCATTCGCCAATACACCGACCCCTACATTCCGGTGAAGGCGGGCGATGCGTTCCGTTATGACGGCACGCCATCCAAAGACTCCAACGGCAAGCTGGGTAACCATGGCACCCACGTCGGCGGCATTGCCGCGGGTAATCGCGATGGTGGGCCGATGCATGGCGTGGCGTTCAATGCGCAAATCCTCAGCGCCGAAAACGGCGACCCGGGCCCGGAAGACGGGATCATCCTCGGTAACGACGGCGCGGTGTACAAAGCCGGTTGGGATGGGCTGGTCGCCAATGGCGCGCGCATCATCAACAACAGCTGGGGCATCGGTATCGGTGACCAGTACGCCAAGGGCGGCCGCGATCCGGCATTCCCCAATTTCACGGTCAATGAAGCGCAGGCGCAGTTCAACGTTATCCGGCCGATCCTCGGCACGCTTGCCGGCGGGGCTTATCAAGGCGCAATCGACGCGGCCCGCAGCGGCGTGCTGACCATCTTTGCCGCCGGTAATGACTACAACCGCAACAACCCGGATGCGATGTCGGGCCTGGCCTACTTCGTGCCGGACATTGCGCCAAACTGGCTGTCGGTGGCGGCCTTGCAGCAAAACCCGGACACCGCCAGCGCTGATCCTTATGTGATCAGTACGTTCTCGTCGCGCTGCGGGTATGCGGCAAGCTTTTGTGTGTCGGCGCCGGGCACCAAGATCTTCAGCTCGATCATCAATGGCACCGATCTGTCAAACCTCACCACCGACTGGGCCAATAAAAATGGTACTTCCATGGCCGCACCCCACGTGGCCGGCGCTGCGGCGGTGTTGATGGAACGCTTCCCGTACATGAGCGGCGATCAGGTCTCCACCGTGCTCAAAACCACCGCCACCGACCTCGGCGCGCCAGGCATCGACGCGCTGTACGGCTGGGGCATGATCAACCTGGGCAAGGCGGTCAACGGCCCGGGGATGTTCATTACCGGCGCTGATATCCCGGCCGAGTTTCGCATCGACGGTGCGTATGGCAACGGGCAGTTCGTGGCGAATTTGCCAGGGATCGGCGCCGTGGTGGATGCCGGCAAACCGACCCAGCGTCTGTGCACCGACGTGCACTGCGGGCTGGACGTGTGGAGCAACAACATCTCCGGCCACGGCGGCCTGACCAAGCAGGGCATCGGTGCACTGGTGCTGACCGGCAACAACACCTACAGCGGCCCGACCCTGGTCAATCAGGGCTTGCTGGCGATCAATGGCTCGGTTACCTCCGACGTCACAGTGAGCCAGAGCGGCGTGGTCGGTGGCTCGGGGCGTATTGGCTCGCTGTCCGCGAAAAGCGGCGGCACCGTGGCGCCGGGTAATTCCATCGGCACGCTGAATGTGGCTGGCAATGTCACCTTCGACGCGGGCTCGACCTATGCGGTCGAGTTGTCGCCAACCAGCAGCGATCGGATCGTCGCCGGTGGCACGGCCACACTCAATGGCGGCACCGTGACCCTGGCCCTGGAAAACAGCCCGACACTGCTGACAAACGCGCAGGCCCAGAGCCTGATCGGTCGCCAGTACAACATCCTGCAAGCCGCGGGTGGGGTTACCGGTAGCTTCGGTGCGGTTCTGCCCAACTACCTGTTTATCGGTGGCACGTTGAACTATGCCGCCAACGGTGTGCAGCTGGATGTGGCGCGTACCAACAGCTTCGCCAGTGTGGCCGTCACGCCCAACCAACGTGCGGTCGCCGCGGCGGCAGACCAGTTGGGCGCGGGCAACGCGGTGTATGAAAGCCTGTTGCTGGCGCCGACGGCGGCCTCGGCGCAGGGCGCGTTCCAGCAACTGTCCGGCGAAATCTACCCGGCGCTGCAGAGCGCGCTGGTCAACGACAGCCGCTACGTGCGTGAAGCCGTGGGCGAGCGCTTGCGCAATGGCGAGATGGGCGCTACCAGCGAAACCCTCGACAGCCGTGGCAACGTGTGGGTCAAGGCCCTGGGCGCCTGGGGCAAAACCGACAGCCGCAGCGACACGGCGGGCTACACCACGTCGCTGGGCGGCATGCTTGTGGGCGTTGACGGTGCGTTGGACGAGGCGACCCGGATCGGTCTGGTCGCCGGCTACAGCGACACCTCGTTGAACATGGGCAACGACACCCACTCACGTGCCTCGGTCGACAGCTACCACTTTGGCGCCTACGCCGGGCATGAGATCGGTGCCTTGCGCTTGAGCGGGGGAGCGACCTACAGCTGGCATCGCGCCGATGTGAAGCGCGACCTGCAGTACGGTGATGTGGCCGGCAAGCAGAAAGTCAAAGTGGACGCAAGCAGCACGCAGGTGTTTGGCGAAGCGGCTTACCGCGTCGATCTGCAACCGCTGGCCCTGGAGCCGTTCGCCAACCTGGCTTACGTGCACCTGGACACCGATGGCTTTACCGAAAAAGGCGACGCCGCCGCGCTCAAAGGCCACGACGACAGCCGCGATGTGGTGTTGAGCACCCTGGGCATGCGTGCATTGAAGACCTTCAATGTGAACGATCACCAGCAACTGGAGGTGTCCGGCACCCTGGGCTGGCAGCACAACCTGAGCAGCACTGATTCCGAGCAGCACCTGGCGTTCGCGTCGGGCAGCCAGTCGTTCGCGGTTGAAAGCGCGCCGATGGTGCGCGATGCCGCGCTGGTGGGCGCGCGGGTGAGCCTGGCCTTGAGCAAAGAGGCGCGGGTGAACTTTGACTACAACGGCCTGCTGGCCAGCAAGGACAAAGTGCACGGTGTGGGGCTGAGCCTCGACTGGGCGTTCTAA